The Candidatus Paceibacterota bacterium sequence TGCCAGAAATTAGCCCCGGGTAAGGCCGTCAGACGGCCGCCACCCGGGGTATCACGTCCTAATAGATCGTCCCCCTCCCATGCGCGCCGAGCGCATGGGAGGGGGAAGGGGGAGGGCGACCGGCTCACAGCTCCGACGAAACTCGCCCTGGTGCAGCCATTACAAAAAGACCGGCGCAACCCTCCCGGATCACCCCATCACAATCAAAACAAACACTACCCGCGCCCAGGCCAGAGCAGCCCCAGGGGCAGGCCATGAAGATTGCCGGCAAAGGGAATAATCTCCGTCCCGGTATAGAGCACGACGCCGCGGACCCACCGTTTTCCAGCCACAGCCGCCAGCGCCTGCAACCCCCGCACGTCGCCGCCGCTTAAGGTCGAGCTGGCCTTTACTTCCACCCCCACCAACCGCCCGGCGGCGTCCTCGAGCACCAGGTCCACCTCCTGACCGGACGCGGTGCGCCAATAGAAGAATTGCGGCTGGGTCTGGCTCCATCCGGCCTGCTTGCGCAATTCCATCAACGCGAAGTTCTCCAGCAGGGCTCCGGCCAGGCTCGCGTCCAACTCCAGGCGCTCCGGCGTCAAGCCCACCAAATGCGCCAGCAGGCCCGTGTCATTCAGATAGACCTTCGGCGTCTGAATGATGCGCTTGCCCAGGTTGGTTGCCCAGGGCTGCAACAACTGGACCAGGAACGTCTTCTCCAGCAGTGCGAAGTATCGCTTCAACGTCGTCTGCGGCACCCCGAGACTCCTCGATAAGTCCGCGAAGTTGAGGAGTCCACCCGCCCGAGTGGCCACCAGCGCCAGCAGGCGCGGTACCGCTGTGAGATCGGCGATGTTGGCCAGATCGCGGACATCCCGTTGCAGGATCGTCGTCATGTAGGACTGGAACCAGGCCCCGCGCCGCGCCGGGGACGGACGCGTCAGCGCCAGGGGATAACCCCCCGCCAGGGCGCGCCGGAACAATTCAGCGCGTTGCGGACCAGCCGCCCCTTTCCGGCCCCAAGCCGGCTCCTTCCCGAACAACACGTCCACGAACCCTTCGGACACCCCCTCCAGTTCTCCCTGCGAGAAGGGCCAGAGCGTCAGCACCTCCATGCGCCCGGCCAGTGACTCCGAGAGTTTCGGCAGCAGCAGGACGTTGGCCGAACCGGTCAGCAGAAAGCGCCCCGGCTCACGCTGCCGGTCAACCGCCATCTTGATCGCTGGAAACAGTCCCGGCACATGTTGCACCTCGTCAAGGGTGACGGGAGTGCTCAGGCCGGCAATGAATCCTTGCGGGTCACGCTGGGCTGCCGCCAGGAGGCCGGCATCATCAAAGGTCAGGTATTGGCGGCCCTTGGCAACCTCTGCCGCCTGCACCAGGGTACTCTTGCCGGTTTGCCTGGCGCCAACGACCAGCGTCACGGGCGTATCTCGAAGGGCTTCCAGCAGATGGTCAGTCAGATGGCGGCGAATCATGCGGATAATCAACCACAGCCTGGATGATAATCAACCACATAATTAGCCTACCCCCGCCGCTCGCCAAACTTCCCTCCAAAGGCTGGCGCGACCTCACCCTGCGCGTCTGGCACGTGGACCGCTCCGCTGTCCCGTTTGCCGGAACCCCATGCGCGTTATCGCCGTCATTGACGACCCTCGGGTTGTCGAGAACATCCTCCGTCACCTCGGCGCCTGGCACAATCCGCCGCCCAGACCGCCGCCACTGGGCTTCCCGGGGCCATACACCTACGAACCCCGTGACGACGTGGATCTGAAGCCCCACTATGAGAATGTGCTCACTGACTGAAAGACGATACCGCCGCGCCCCAGGCTGCCGGTAGGGT is a genomic window containing:
- a CDS encoding ATP-binding protein produces the protein MIRRHLTDHLLEALRDTPVTLVVGARQTGKSTLVQAAEVAKGRQYLTFDDAGLLAAAQRDPQGFIAGLSTPVTLDEVQHVPGLFPAIKMAVDRQREPGRFLLTGSANVLLLPKLSESLAGRMEVLTLWPFSQGELEGVSEGFVDVLFGKEPAWGRKGAAGPQRAELFRRALAGGYPLALTRPSPARRGAWFQSYMTTILQRDVRDLANIADLTAVPRLLALVATRAGGLLNFADLSRSLGVPQTTLKRYFALLEKTFLVQLLQPWATNLGKRIIQTPKVYLNDTGLLAHLVGLTPERLELDASLAGALLENFALMELRKQAGWSQTQPQFFYWRTASGQEVDLVLEDAAGRLVGVEVKASSTLSGGDVRGLQALAAVAGKRWVRGVVLYTGTEIIPFAGNLHGLPLGLLWPGRG